ACTCCGAAATTTTGCGACGGATCGCGCTCCTTGGCCAGATGTCCGGCCCCCGAAATCGCCATTGGCGCTCGTGCAACAAAGCGTCCCTGCCCCTCTGTCGCCTGCAATGCGCCCTTGTGGGTAATCACCGCGCCGCGGTTCAAAACTGTCTCGGGTACGCCGGTCAATTCCATGCCCTCAAAGGGCGTGTAATCCATATTGTCATGCTGATCCTCTAACCGCATAACCCGCGTTGCCTCCGGGTCCCAGATCGCAATATCCGCGTCCATCCCGATCCCCAGACTGCCCTTCTTCGTCATCCCAAAGGTGCGCGCCGCGTTGCCCGACGACAGGCCGACAAACTCTTGCAGGCTGATCCGCCCCTTCACCACGCCTTCGGAAAACAGATAGGGTAACCGCGTCGCGATGCCCGGCATCCCATTGCTGATTTGCGGATAAGGCACATGAGCGCCCTTAATGAACTTGCCAGTCTCATCATAACGATACGGCGCGTGGTCTGAACTCACCGACGTAAACGTGCCTGCCCTGACATGCTGCCAAAGCGCCTCTTGCGTCGCCTTATCCCGCAACGGTGGAGAGCAGACAAACTTCGCCCCCTCCATCCCCGGTCGGTCAAGATCATCACGCGTAAAGGCAAGGTATTGCGGACAGGTCTCTGCAAAAAGCCGCGTTCCGGCAAGGATTTCGCGCTGCACAATCTCCGCGCCCCCGGCGGTCGAAACA
This genomic window from Rhodobacteraceae bacterium D3-12 contains:
- the hydA gene encoding dihydropyrimidinase produces the protein MQFDTVIHDGTLVTGSDVSKGDIGIRDGRIVALGELLSGGDSRIDAGGRLVMPGGIEAHAHIAQESSSGVMGADDYLSGSISAAFGGNSSFIPFAAQHRGQSVDEVIETYHARAQRSVIDYSYHLIITDPTEAVLHEQLPRAFAQGITSFKVFMTYDMMNIGDGGMLDILSVARDHGAITMVHAENNDMVKWMNARLAKGGHEAPKYHAISRPELAEEEAINRAISLAKLVDAPLFIVHVSTAGGAEIVQREILAGTRLFAETCPQYLAFTRDDLDRPGMEGAKFVCSPPLRDKATQEALWQHVRAGTFTSVSSDHAPYRYDETGKFIKGAHVPYPQISNGMPGIATRLPYLFSEGVVKGRISLQEFVGLSSGNAARTFGMTKKGSLGIGMDADIAIWDPEATRVMRLEDQHDNMDYTPFEGMELTGVPETVLNRGAVITHKGALQATEGQGRFVARAPMAISGAGHLAKERDPSQNFGVVL